The Chryseolinea soli nucleotide sequence GCTTCCATCGCTATGAGATGTTTGTTAAGAACGTGACCGCTTCCGGTACCGTGCAGTATAATCGGAGCGGCAGCGTCGTGAACACAGACTTCACAATGCCCACGTATTCCTTTACCGCAAAAAGCAAGGCGTTGAATGATTTTGCCTTTGATTTTTCGCTTGACTACACCTACTTCTATGCCGGATGGGAATATGAAACCGGCGACAATAAAGTCATCTGGTTTGTGTATTCCCTCGCCGATTTCGCGGTGGCCTCTTCTTTCCCTTCGGAGATCGTCGCGAAGTACCCTCAACTGGATTTTAGCAAATTGAAATATTCCAGCTGTAATTTTTTCCAACGGTTAGACCAGGTGCGTTATCCCGATGTGGTGACCGGTCTGGTCGTGCCCCGGAAGAATTTCTCTTCGGAGTACTACTACATTGCGCCGTCAAACTGAAAGAGCCATTTGTCCAGGGAAAATTTGCCGCTCCCAATGACGAGCAGGGCCGTACACAGACCAATGACCAACAAGTGGTATTCGTAGCCTTCGCCATTTTGATTCTGAAACCAGTTCATGAAGAATCCATTTTTGTAGTTTGTAGTAGCGATGGCGCCGATCATGATAAAGATCAGTAGCAAGGCCCAAAGCTTGCTGGCAAACCCGGTGATAAGCCCCACCGCTCCAAAGAACTCGATCATGATCACCAGGAAAGAAATGAATGCGGGAAGTTTCAAGGTCTCCGTAAAAAAATTCATCGTGGCAGGGTAGCCAGATCCACCAAAAAGCCCCAGAAGTTTCTGTGCGCCGTGGGGAAACATAATGGCGCCAACCGTGACGCGAAGGATAAAGCCGGCCCAGTCGTTTTGTGTACTGAAAAGGAGTTGTTTCATACTGTTGTTTTTTTGATGACAAAGCAACAGGGGGGTGTTCCGGAAAAGAATAAACTAGTTTAAGAAATCAGTGACTTCGCTCTGCGGTTTCGCAGCATGCTGAGAAATTCCGGTGTGATGCCCAGGTAGGAGGCGATCTCTTTTTGCGGAATGCGCAATTCCAGGCCGGGATATTTTTTGGCGAACTGGTTGTACTTTTCTTCGGCGGTCACAAAAAGATTTTGTGTGAGGCGGTGTTGCAACAAGATGTAGGCGTTCTGGAACAGGATCCGCGAAAATTTTTCAAACTGCGGGACGCGATCATAAAGCGCGTCGTGGTTGGCTTTGCTGAGTTGGAGCGTTTCCGTATCTTCCAGTGTTTGGATGCTGTAGAATGCGGGAGTTT carries:
- a CDS encoding DoxX family protein — encoded protein: MKQLLFSTQNDWAGFILRVTVGAIMFPHGAQKLLGLFGGSGYPATMNFFTETLKLPAFISFLVIMIEFFGAVGLITGFASKLWALLLIFIMIGAIATTNYKNGFFMNWFQNQNGEGYEYHLLVIGLCTALLVIGSGKFSLDKWLFQFDGAM
- a CDS encoding Crp/Fnr family transcriptional regulator, whose translation is MNFDRIVQNVTQHIRLSREEIELFTSYLEPRTFKKKSFILRSGDTCLSETFVVKGCAKIFYTDAEGVEHIVKFAIENWWTMDLESFAQQTPAFYSIQTLEDTETLQLSKANHDALYDRVPQFEKFSRILFQNAYILLQHRLTQNLFVTAEEKYNQFAKKYPGLELRIPQKEIASYLGITPEFLSMLRNRRAKSLIS